Proteins found in one Canis lupus baileyi chromosome 26, mCanLup2.hap1, whole genome shotgun sequence genomic segment:
- the SPAG4 gene encoding sperm-associated antigen 4 protein isoform X7, which yields MRRSPRPGSATSPHKHTPNFYSDNSNSSVSVTSGDSSGPRSAGPGPGEPEGRRARGSSCGEPALSAGVSGGTTWAGSSRQKPAPRSHNGPTACGAATVRGGASEPAGPPVVSEEQLDLLSTLDLRQEMPPPRVSKSFLSMGQASRNPSDPLAPLSEFQFSFLRDRFRSEPGPCLLLQVLSVLLSLVGDVLIVVYREVCSIRFLLTAVSLLSLFLAALWWGLLYLIPPLENEPKEMLTLSEYHERVRSQGQQLQQLQAELDKLHKEVSSVRAANSERVAKLVFQRLNEDFVRKPDYALSSVGASIDLEKTSHDYEDANTAYFWNRFSFWNYARPPTVILEGLQVDDETEVFLGKFTFNVEKSEIQTFHLQNDPPAAFPKVKIQILSNWGHPRFTCLYRVRAHGMRTSEGAGDNATGEPH from the exons ATGCGGCGGAGCCCCCGCCCGGGCTCGGCCACGTCCCCTCACAAGCACACGCCCAACTTCTACAGCGACAACAGCAACAGCTCAGTGAGCGTCACCTCGGGGGACAGCAGCGGGCCCCGGTCAGCTGGACCGgggcccggggagcccgagggcagaAGAGCCCGGGGCTCGAGCTGCGGTGAGCCCGCCTTGAGCGCAGGAGTGTCCGGAGGAACCACATGGGCTGGAAGCTCTCGGCAGAAGCCTGCGCCTCGGAGCCACAATGGGCCGACCGCCTGTGGCGCGGCAACCgtgaggggcggggcctcgg AACCGGCTGGCCCTCCCGTAGTCTCTGAGGAGCAGCTCGACCTTCTCTCGACCCTGGATCTGAGGCAGGAGATGCCTCCACCGCGCGTGTCCAAGAGCTTCTTGAGTATGGGCCAGGCCAGCCGGAACCCCTCTGACCCTCTGGCGCCCCTCTCTGAATTCCAGTTCTCATTTCTGAGAGACCGTTTTCGTTCTGAGCCGGGCCCAT gcCTGCTGTTGCAGGTGCTGAGCGTGTTGCTGTCCCTGGTTGGAGACGTGCTGATCGTCGTGTACAG GGAGGTTTGTTCCATCCGCTTCCTGCTCACGGCTGTGTCACTGCTGAGCCTCTTTCTGGCAG CACTCTGGTGGGGGCTGCTGTACCTGATCCCTCCTTTGGAGAAT GAACCTAAAGAGATGCTGACTCTAAG CGAGTACCATGAGCGCGTACGCTCCCAGGGGCAGCAACTGCAGCAGCTCCAGGCCGAGTTGGATAAACTGCACAAGGAAGTGTCCAGCGTTCGCGCAGCCAACAGCGAG AGAGTGGCCAAGCTTGTATTCCAAAGGTTGAATGAAGACTTTGTGAGGAAACCCGACTATGCGCTGAGTTCTGTGG GGGCCTCCATCGACCTTGAGAAGACATCACACGATTATGAGGATGCGAACACTGCCTATTTCTGGAATCGCTTCAGCTTCTGGAATTACGCACGGCCGCCAACCGTTATCCTGGAG GGCCTCCAGGTTGATGACGAGACTGAAGTTTTCTTGGGGAAATTCACCTTCAATGTGGAGAAATCGGAGATTCAGACTTTCCATCTACAG AATGATCCCCCAGCTGCCTTTCCCAAGGTGAAGATCCAGATTCTAAGCAACTGGGGCCACCCTCGTTTCACATGCTTGTATCGGGTCCGAGCCCATGGCATGCGAACTTCGGAGGGGGCAGGGGACAATGCCACAGGGGAACCCCATTAA
- the SPAG4 gene encoding sperm-associated antigen 4 protein isoform X4, whose protein sequence is MRRSPRPGSATSPHKHTPNFYSDNSNSSVSVTSGDSSGPRSAGPGPGEPEGRRARGSSCGEPALSAGVSGGTTWAGSSRQKPAPRSHNGPTACGAATVRGGASEPAGPPVVSEEQLDLLSTLDLRQEMPPPRVSKSFLSMGQASRNPSDPLAPLSEFQFSFLRDRFRSEPGPCLLLQVLSVLLSLVGDVLIVVYREVCSIRFLLTAVSLLSLFLAALWWGLLYLIPPLENEPKEMLTLSEYHERVRSQGQQLQQLQAELDKLHKEVSSVRAANSEGPPSTLRRHHTIMRMRTLPISGIASASGITHGRQPLSWSTHHPVWHTPEEPKAPPATSQSTASRLMTRLKFSWGNSPSMWRNRRFRLSIYRFFSDQTKTSTRMLGACLHVHMGLDSISKRPELLVLPVVFSQSLGSHWNEHSVQSFKMYTFLSFESYTL, encoded by the exons ATGCGGCGGAGCCCCCGCCCGGGCTCGGCCACGTCCCCTCACAAGCACACGCCCAACTTCTACAGCGACAACAGCAACAGCTCAGTGAGCGTCACCTCGGGGGACAGCAGCGGGCCCCGGTCAGCTGGACCGgggcccggggagcccgagggcagaAGAGCCCGGGGCTCGAGCTGCGGTGAGCCCGCCTTGAGCGCAGGAGTGTCCGGAGGAACCACATGGGCTGGAAGCTCTCGGCAGAAGCCTGCGCCTCGGAGCCACAATGGGCCGACCGCCTGTGGCGCGGCAACCgtgaggggcggggcctcgg AACCGGCTGGCCCTCCCGTAGTCTCTGAGGAGCAGCTCGACCTTCTCTCGACCCTGGATCTGAGGCAGGAGATGCCTCCACCGCGCGTGTCCAAGAGCTTCTTGAGTATGGGCCAGGCCAGCCGGAACCCCTCTGACCCTCTGGCGCCCCTCTCTGAATTCCAGTTCTCATTTCTGAGAGACCGTTTTCGTTCTGAGCCGGGCCCAT gcCTGCTGTTGCAGGTGCTGAGCGTGTTGCTGTCCCTGGTTGGAGACGTGCTGATCGTCGTGTACAG GGAGGTTTGTTCCATCCGCTTCCTGCTCACGGCTGTGTCACTGCTGAGCCTCTTTCTGGCAG CACTCTGGTGGGGGCTGCTGTACCTGATCCCTCCTTTGGAGAAT GAACCTAAAGAGATGCTGACTCTAAG CGAGTACCATGAGCGCGTACGCTCCCAGGGGCAGCAACTGCAGCAGCTCCAGGCCGAGTTGGATAAACTGCACAAGGAAGTGTCCAGCGTTCGCGCAGCCAACAGCGAG GGGCCTCCATCGACCTTGAGAAGACATCACACGATTATGAGGATGCGAACACTGCCTATTTCTGGAATCGCTTCAGCTTCTGGAATTACGCACGGCCGCCAACCGTTATCCTGGAG CACCCACCACCCAGTGTGGCACACACCGGAGGAGCCAAAAGCGCCCCCCGCGACTTCGCAGTCTAC GGCCTCCAGGTTGATGACGAGACTGAAGTTTTCTTGGGGAAATTCACCTTCAATGTGGAGAAATCGGAGATTCAGACTTTCCATCTACAG GTTCTTCTCTGACCAGACTAAAACCTCAACCAGAATGTTGGGGGCCTGCCTACATGTGcacatgggactggattccaTTTCTAAGAGACCAGAGCTTCTTGTGCTACCAGTTGTCTTTTCCCAATCTCTTGGTTCTCATTGGAATGAGCATTCTGTACAAAGCTTTAAAATGTACACTTTTCTATCCTTTGAGTCATATACCCTTTAA
- the SPAG4 gene encoding sperm-associated antigen 4 protein isoform X6: protein MRRSPRPGSATSPHKHTPNFYSDNSNSSVSVTSGDSSGPRSAGPGPGEPEGRRARGSSCGEPALSAGVSGGTTWAGSSRQKPAPRSHNGPTACGAATVRGGASEPAGPPVVSEEQLDLLSTLDLRQEMPPPRVSKSFLSMGQASRNPSDPLAPLSEFQFSFLRDRFRSEPGPCLLLQVLSVLLSLVGDVLIVVYREVCSIRFLLTAVSLLSLFLAALWWGLLYLIPPLENEPKEMLTLSEYHERVRSQGQQLQQLQAELDKLHKEVSSVRAANSERVAKLVFQRLNEDFVRKPDYALSSVGASIDLEKTSHDYEDANTAYFWNRFSFWNYARPPTVILEPDVFPGNCWAFEGDQGQVVIRLPGRVQLSDITLQHPPPSVAHTGGAKSAPRDFAVYGLQVDDETEVFLGKFTFNVEKSEIQTFHLQVLL, encoded by the exons ATGCGGCGGAGCCCCCGCCCGGGCTCGGCCACGTCCCCTCACAAGCACACGCCCAACTTCTACAGCGACAACAGCAACAGCTCAGTGAGCGTCACCTCGGGGGACAGCAGCGGGCCCCGGTCAGCTGGACCGgggcccggggagcccgagggcagaAGAGCCCGGGGCTCGAGCTGCGGTGAGCCCGCCTTGAGCGCAGGAGTGTCCGGAGGAACCACATGGGCTGGAAGCTCTCGGCAGAAGCCTGCGCCTCGGAGCCACAATGGGCCGACCGCCTGTGGCGCGGCAACCgtgaggggcggggcctcgg AACCGGCTGGCCCTCCCGTAGTCTCTGAGGAGCAGCTCGACCTTCTCTCGACCCTGGATCTGAGGCAGGAGATGCCTCCACCGCGCGTGTCCAAGAGCTTCTTGAGTATGGGCCAGGCCAGCCGGAACCCCTCTGACCCTCTGGCGCCCCTCTCTGAATTCCAGTTCTCATTTCTGAGAGACCGTTTTCGTTCTGAGCCGGGCCCAT gcCTGCTGTTGCAGGTGCTGAGCGTGTTGCTGTCCCTGGTTGGAGACGTGCTGATCGTCGTGTACAG GGAGGTTTGTTCCATCCGCTTCCTGCTCACGGCTGTGTCACTGCTGAGCCTCTTTCTGGCAG CACTCTGGTGGGGGCTGCTGTACCTGATCCCTCCTTTGGAGAAT GAACCTAAAGAGATGCTGACTCTAAG CGAGTACCATGAGCGCGTACGCTCCCAGGGGCAGCAACTGCAGCAGCTCCAGGCCGAGTTGGATAAACTGCACAAGGAAGTGTCCAGCGTTCGCGCAGCCAACAGCGAG AGAGTGGCCAAGCTTGTATTCCAAAGGTTGAATGAAGACTTTGTGAGGAAACCCGACTATGCGCTGAGTTCTGTGG GGGCCTCCATCGACCTTGAGAAGACATCACACGATTATGAGGATGCGAACACTGCCTATTTCTGGAATCGCTTCAGCTTCTGGAATTACGCACGGCCGCCAACCGTTATCCTGGAG CCAGATGTATTCCCGGGGAATTGCTGGGCTTTTGAGGGCGACCAGGGCCAGGTGGTGATCCGGCTACCGGGTCGTGTGCAACTAAGCGACATCACCCTGCAGCACCCACCACCCAGTGTGGCACACACCGGAGGAGCCAAAAGCGCCCCCCGCGACTTCGCAGTCTAC GGCCTCCAGGTTGATGACGAGACTGAAGTTTTCTTGGGGAAATTCACCTTCAATGTGGAGAAATCGGAGATTCAGACTTTCCATCTACAG GTTCTTCTCTGA
- the SPAG4 gene encoding sperm-associated antigen 4 protein isoform X13, producing MRRSPRPGSATSPHKHTPNFYSDNSNSSVSVTSGDSSGPRSAGPGPGEPEGRRARGSSCGEPALSAGVSGGTTWAGSSRQKPAPRSHNGPTACGAATVRGGASEPAGPPVVSEEQLDLLSTLDLRQEMPPPRVSKSFLSMGQASRNPSDPLAPLSEFQFSFLRDRFRSEPGPCLLLQVLSVLLSLVGDVLIVVYREVCSIRFLLTAVSLLSLFLAALWWGLLYLIPPLENEPKEMLTLSEYHERVRSQGQQLQQLQAELDKLHKEVSSVRAANSERVAKLVFQRLNEDFVRKPDYALSSVGASIDLEKTSHDYEDANTAYFWNRFSFWNYARPPTVILEGLQVDDETEVFLGKFTFNVEKSEIQTFHLQFKLLQGKPYSSSL from the exons ATGCGGCGGAGCCCCCGCCCGGGCTCGGCCACGTCCCCTCACAAGCACACGCCCAACTTCTACAGCGACAACAGCAACAGCTCAGTGAGCGTCACCTCGGGGGACAGCAGCGGGCCCCGGTCAGCTGGACCGgggcccggggagcccgagggcagaAGAGCCCGGGGCTCGAGCTGCGGTGAGCCCGCCTTGAGCGCAGGAGTGTCCGGAGGAACCACATGGGCTGGAAGCTCTCGGCAGAAGCCTGCGCCTCGGAGCCACAATGGGCCGACCGCCTGTGGCGCGGCAACCgtgaggggcggggcctcgg AACCGGCTGGCCCTCCCGTAGTCTCTGAGGAGCAGCTCGACCTTCTCTCGACCCTGGATCTGAGGCAGGAGATGCCTCCACCGCGCGTGTCCAAGAGCTTCTTGAGTATGGGCCAGGCCAGCCGGAACCCCTCTGACCCTCTGGCGCCCCTCTCTGAATTCCAGTTCTCATTTCTGAGAGACCGTTTTCGTTCTGAGCCGGGCCCAT gcCTGCTGTTGCAGGTGCTGAGCGTGTTGCTGTCCCTGGTTGGAGACGTGCTGATCGTCGTGTACAG GGAGGTTTGTTCCATCCGCTTCCTGCTCACGGCTGTGTCACTGCTGAGCCTCTTTCTGGCAG CACTCTGGTGGGGGCTGCTGTACCTGATCCCTCCTTTGGAGAAT GAACCTAAAGAGATGCTGACTCTAAG CGAGTACCATGAGCGCGTACGCTCCCAGGGGCAGCAACTGCAGCAGCTCCAGGCCGAGTTGGATAAACTGCACAAGGAAGTGTCCAGCGTTCGCGCAGCCAACAGCGAG AGAGTGGCCAAGCTTGTATTCCAAAGGTTGAATGAAGACTTTGTGAGGAAACCCGACTATGCGCTGAGTTCTGTGG GGGCCTCCATCGACCTTGAGAAGACATCACACGATTATGAGGATGCGAACACTGCCTATTTCTGGAATCGCTTCAGCTTCTGGAATTACGCACGGCCGCCAACCGTTATCCTGGAG GGCCTCCAGGTTGATGACGAGACTGAAGTTTTCTTGGGGAAATTCACCTTCAATGTGGAGAAATCGGAGATTCAGACTTTCCATCTACAG TTTAAACTTCTACAAGGAAAGCCCTATTCCAGCTCCCTCTGA
- the SPAG4 gene encoding sperm-associated antigen 4 protein isoform X16, with amino-acid sequence MRRSPRPGSATSPHKHTPNFYSDNSNSSVSVTSGDSSGPRSAGPGPGEPEGRRARGSSCGEPALSAGVSGGTTWAGSSRQKPAPRSHNGPTACGAATVRGGASEPAGPPVVSEEQLDLLSTLDLRQEMPPPRVSKSFLSMGQASRNPSDPLAPLSEFQFSFLRDRFRSEPGPCLLLQVLSVLLSLVGDVLIVVYREVCSIRFLLTAVSLLSLFLAALWWGLLYLIPPLENEPKEMLTLSEYHERVRSQGQQLQQLQAELDKLHKEVSSVRAANSERVAKLVFQRLNEDFVRKPDYALSSVGASIDLEKTSHDYEDANTAYFWNRFSFWNYARPPTVILEGLQVDDETEVFLGKFTFNVEKSEIQTFHLQVLL; translated from the exons ATGCGGCGGAGCCCCCGCCCGGGCTCGGCCACGTCCCCTCACAAGCACACGCCCAACTTCTACAGCGACAACAGCAACAGCTCAGTGAGCGTCACCTCGGGGGACAGCAGCGGGCCCCGGTCAGCTGGACCGgggcccggggagcccgagggcagaAGAGCCCGGGGCTCGAGCTGCGGTGAGCCCGCCTTGAGCGCAGGAGTGTCCGGAGGAACCACATGGGCTGGAAGCTCTCGGCAGAAGCCTGCGCCTCGGAGCCACAATGGGCCGACCGCCTGTGGCGCGGCAACCgtgaggggcggggcctcgg AACCGGCTGGCCCTCCCGTAGTCTCTGAGGAGCAGCTCGACCTTCTCTCGACCCTGGATCTGAGGCAGGAGATGCCTCCACCGCGCGTGTCCAAGAGCTTCTTGAGTATGGGCCAGGCCAGCCGGAACCCCTCTGACCCTCTGGCGCCCCTCTCTGAATTCCAGTTCTCATTTCTGAGAGACCGTTTTCGTTCTGAGCCGGGCCCAT gcCTGCTGTTGCAGGTGCTGAGCGTGTTGCTGTCCCTGGTTGGAGACGTGCTGATCGTCGTGTACAG GGAGGTTTGTTCCATCCGCTTCCTGCTCACGGCTGTGTCACTGCTGAGCCTCTTTCTGGCAG CACTCTGGTGGGGGCTGCTGTACCTGATCCCTCCTTTGGAGAAT GAACCTAAAGAGATGCTGACTCTAAG CGAGTACCATGAGCGCGTACGCTCCCAGGGGCAGCAACTGCAGCAGCTCCAGGCCGAGTTGGATAAACTGCACAAGGAAGTGTCCAGCGTTCGCGCAGCCAACAGCGAG AGAGTGGCCAAGCTTGTATTCCAAAGGTTGAATGAAGACTTTGTGAGGAAACCCGACTATGCGCTGAGTTCTGTGG GGGCCTCCATCGACCTTGAGAAGACATCACACGATTATGAGGATGCGAACACTGCCTATTTCTGGAATCGCTTCAGCTTCTGGAATTACGCACGGCCGCCAACCGTTATCCTGGAG GGCCTCCAGGTTGATGACGAGACTGAAGTTTTCTTGGGGAAATTCACCTTCAATGTGGAGAAATCGGAGATTCAGACTTTCCATCTACAG GTTCTTCTCTGA
- the SPAG4 gene encoding sperm-associated antigen 4 protein isoform X3: MRRSPRPGSATSPHKHTPNFYSDNSNSSVSVTSGDSSGPRSAGPGPGEPEGRRARGSSCGEPALSAGVSGGTTWAGSSRQKPAPRSHNGPTACGAATVRGGASEPAGPPVVSEEQLDLLSTLDLRQEMPPPRVSKSFLSMGQASRNPSDPLAPLSEFQFSFLRDRFRSEPGPCLLLQVLSVLLSLVGDVLIVVYREVCSIRFLLTAVSLLSLFLAALWWGLLYLIPPLENEPKEMLTLSEYHERVRSQGQQLQQLQAELDKLHKEVSSVRAANSERVAKLVFQRLNEDFVRKPDYALSSVGASIDLEKTSHDYEDANTAYFWNRFSFWNYARPPTVILEPDVFPGNCWAFEGDQGQVVIRLPGRVQLSDITLQHPPPSVAHTGGAKSAPRDFAVYGLQVDDETEVFLGKFTFNVEKSEIQTFHLQFKLLQGKPYSSSL; the protein is encoded by the exons ATGCGGCGGAGCCCCCGCCCGGGCTCGGCCACGTCCCCTCACAAGCACACGCCCAACTTCTACAGCGACAACAGCAACAGCTCAGTGAGCGTCACCTCGGGGGACAGCAGCGGGCCCCGGTCAGCTGGACCGgggcccggggagcccgagggcagaAGAGCCCGGGGCTCGAGCTGCGGTGAGCCCGCCTTGAGCGCAGGAGTGTCCGGAGGAACCACATGGGCTGGAAGCTCTCGGCAGAAGCCTGCGCCTCGGAGCCACAATGGGCCGACCGCCTGTGGCGCGGCAACCgtgaggggcggggcctcgg AACCGGCTGGCCCTCCCGTAGTCTCTGAGGAGCAGCTCGACCTTCTCTCGACCCTGGATCTGAGGCAGGAGATGCCTCCACCGCGCGTGTCCAAGAGCTTCTTGAGTATGGGCCAGGCCAGCCGGAACCCCTCTGACCCTCTGGCGCCCCTCTCTGAATTCCAGTTCTCATTTCTGAGAGACCGTTTTCGTTCTGAGCCGGGCCCAT gcCTGCTGTTGCAGGTGCTGAGCGTGTTGCTGTCCCTGGTTGGAGACGTGCTGATCGTCGTGTACAG GGAGGTTTGTTCCATCCGCTTCCTGCTCACGGCTGTGTCACTGCTGAGCCTCTTTCTGGCAG CACTCTGGTGGGGGCTGCTGTACCTGATCCCTCCTTTGGAGAAT GAACCTAAAGAGATGCTGACTCTAAG CGAGTACCATGAGCGCGTACGCTCCCAGGGGCAGCAACTGCAGCAGCTCCAGGCCGAGTTGGATAAACTGCACAAGGAAGTGTCCAGCGTTCGCGCAGCCAACAGCGAG AGAGTGGCCAAGCTTGTATTCCAAAGGTTGAATGAAGACTTTGTGAGGAAACCCGACTATGCGCTGAGTTCTGTGG GGGCCTCCATCGACCTTGAGAAGACATCACACGATTATGAGGATGCGAACACTGCCTATTTCTGGAATCGCTTCAGCTTCTGGAATTACGCACGGCCGCCAACCGTTATCCTGGAG CCAGATGTATTCCCGGGGAATTGCTGGGCTTTTGAGGGCGACCAGGGCCAGGTGGTGATCCGGCTACCGGGTCGTGTGCAACTAAGCGACATCACCCTGCAGCACCCACCACCCAGTGTGGCACACACCGGAGGAGCCAAAAGCGCCCCCCGCGACTTCGCAGTCTAC GGCCTCCAGGTTGATGACGAGACTGAAGTTTTCTTGGGGAAATTCACCTTCAATGTGGAGAAATCGGAGATTCAGACTTTCCATCTACAG TTTAAACTTCTACAAGGAAAGCCCTATTCCAGCTCCCTCTGA
- the SPAG4 gene encoding sperm-associated antigen 4 protein isoform X9, with product MRRSPRPGSATSPHKHTPNFYSDNSNSSVSVTSGDSSGPRSAGPGPGEPEGRRARGSSCGEPALSAGVSGGTTWAGSSRQKPAPRSHNGPTACGAATVRGGASEPAGPPVVSEEQLDLLSTLDLRQEMPPPRVSKSFLSMGQASRNPSDPLAPLSEFQFSFLRDRFRSEPGPCLLLQVLSVLLSLVGDVLIVVYREVCSIRFLLTAVSLLSLFLAALWWGLLYLIPPLENEPKEMLTLSEYHERVRSQGQQLQQLQAELDKLHKEVSSVRAANSEGPPSTLRRHHTIMRMRTLPISGIASASGITHGRQPLSWSTHHPVWHTPEEPKAPPATSQSTASRLMTRLKFSWGNSPSMWRNRRFRLSIYRSQLGKASRLHPGRAEPVSSSRTPKEEKALRVSILL from the exons ATGCGGCGGAGCCCCCGCCCGGGCTCGGCCACGTCCCCTCACAAGCACACGCCCAACTTCTACAGCGACAACAGCAACAGCTCAGTGAGCGTCACCTCGGGGGACAGCAGCGGGCCCCGGTCAGCTGGACCGgggcccggggagcccgagggcagaAGAGCCCGGGGCTCGAGCTGCGGTGAGCCCGCCTTGAGCGCAGGAGTGTCCGGAGGAACCACATGGGCTGGAAGCTCTCGGCAGAAGCCTGCGCCTCGGAGCCACAATGGGCCGACCGCCTGTGGCGCGGCAACCgtgaggggcggggcctcgg AACCGGCTGGCCCTCCCGTAGTCTCTGAGGAGCAGCTCGACCTTCTCTCGACCCTGGATCTGAGGCAGGAGATGCCTCCACCGCGCGTGTCCAAGAGCTTCTTGAGTATGGGCCAGGCCAGCCGGAACCCCTCTGACCCTCTGGCGCCCCTCTCTGAATTCCAGTTCTCATTTCTGAGAGACCGTTTTCGTTCTGAGCCGGGCCCAT gcCTGCTGTTGCAGGTGCTGAGCGTGTTGCTGTCCCTGGTTGGAGACGTGCTGATCGTCGTGTACAG GGAGGTTTGTTCCATCCGCTTCCTGCTCACGGCTGTGTCACTGCTGAGCCTCTTTCTGGCAG CACTCTGGTGGGGGCTGCTGTACCTGATCCCTCCTTTGGAGAAT GAACCTAAAGAGATGCTGACTCTAAG CGAGTACCATGAGCGCGTACGCTCCCAGGGGCAGCAACTGCAGCAGCTCCAGGCCGAGTTGGATAAACTGCACAAGGAAGTGTCCAGCGTTCGCGCAGCCAACAGCGAG GGGCCTCCATCGACCTTGAGAAGACATCACACGATTATGAGGATGCGAACACTGCCTATTTCTGGAATCGCTTCAGCTTCTGGAATTACGCACGGCCGCCAACCGTTATCCTGGAG CACCCACCACCCAGTGTGGCACACACCGGAGGAGCCAAAAGCGCCCCCCGCGACTTCGCAGTCTAC GGCCTCCAGGTTGATGACGAGACTGAAGTTTTCTTGGGGAAATTCACCTTCAATGTGGAGAAATCGGAGATTCAGACTTTCCATCTACAG GTCCCAGCTTGGGAAGGCCAGCAGGCTTCACCCAGGCAGGGCTGAACCTGTATCCAGCTCTAGGACACCTAAGGAAGAGAAGGCCCTTAGAGTCTCCATACTCCTCTAA
- the SPAG4 gene encoding sperm-associated antigen 4 protein isoform X8, translated as MRRSPRPGSATSPHKHTPNFYSDNSNSSVSVTSGDSSGPRSAGPGPGEPEGRRARGSSCGEPALSAGVSGGTTWAGSSRQKPAPRSHNGPTACGAATVRGGASEPAGPPVVSEEQLDLLSTLDLRQEMPPPRVSKSFLSMGQASRNPSDPLAPLSEFQFSFLRDRFRSEPGPCLLLQVLSVLLSLVGDVLIVVYREVCSIRFLLTAVSLLSLFLAALWWGLLYLIPPLENEPKEMLTLSEYHERVRSQGQQLQQLQAELDKLHKEVSSVRAANSEGPPSTLRRHHTIMRMRTLPISGIASASGITHGRQPLSWRASRLMTRLKFSWGNSPSMWRNRRFRLSIYRFFSDQTKTSTRMLGACLHVHMGLDSISKRPELLVLPVVFSQSLGSHWNEHSVQSFKMYTFLSFESYTL; from the exons ATGCGGCGGAGCCCCCGCCCGGGCTCGGCCACGTCCCCTCACAAGCACACGCCCAACTTCTACAGCGACAACAGCAACAGCTCAGTGAGCGTCACCTCGGGGGACAGCAGCGGGCCCCGGTCAGCTGGACCGgggcccggggagcccgagggcagaAGAGCCCGGGGCTCGAGCTGCGGTGAGCCCGCCTTGAGCGCAGGAGTGTCCGGAGGAACCACATGGGCTGGAAGCTCTCGGCAGAAGCCTGCGCCTCGGAGCCACAATGGGCCGACCGCCTGTGGCGCGGCAACCgtgaggggcggggcctcgg AACCGGCTGGCCCTCCCGTAGTCTCTGAGGAGCAGCTCGACCTTCTCTCGACCCTGGATCTGAGGCAGGAGATGCCTCCACCGCGCGTGTCCAAGAGCTTCTTGAGTATGGGCCAGGCCAGCCGGAACCCCTCTGACCCTCTGGCGCCCCTCTCTGAATTCCAGTTCTCATTTCTGAGAGACCGTTTTCGTTCTGAGCCGGGCCCAT gcCTGCTGTTGCAGGTGCTGAGCGTGTTGCTGTCCCTGGTTGGAGACGTGCTGATCGTCGTGTACAG GGAGGTTTGTTCCATCCGCTTCCTGCTCACGGCTGTGTCACTGCTGAGCCTCTTTCTGGCAG CACTCTGGTGGGGGCTGCTGTACCTGATCCCTCCTTTGGAGAAT GAACCTAAAGAGATGCTGACTCTAAG CGAGTACCATGAGCGCGTACGCTCCCAGGGGCAGCAACTGCAGCAGCTCCAGGCCGAGTTGGATAAACTGCACAAGGAAGTGTCCAGCGTTCGCGCAGCCAACAGCGAG GGGCCTCCATCGACCTTGAGAAGACATCACACGATTATGAGGATGCGAACACTGCCTATTTCTGGAATCGCTTCAGCTTCTGGAATTACGCACGGCCGCCAACCGTTATCCTGGAG GGCCTCCAGGTTGATGACGAGACTGAAGTTTTCTTGGGGAAATTCACCTTCAATGTGGAGAAATCGGAGATTCAGACTTTCCATCTACAG GTTCTTCTCTGACCAGACTAAAACCTCAACCAGAATGTTGGGGGCCTGCCTACATGTGcacatgggactggattccaTTTCTAAGAGACCAGAGCTTCTTGTGCTACCAGTTGTCTTTTCCCAATCTCTTGGTTCTCATTGGAATGAGCATTCTGTACAAAGCTTTAAAATGTACACTTTTCTATCCTTTGAGTCATATACCCTTTAA